In Minwuia thermotolerans, one DNA window encodes the following:
- a CDS encoding DUF2336 domain-containing protein — MSEMISEGDVQALVGALSEDQKGAVSAQLGRFMQRSGLDRRELTIALEMIDRLIADSVESVRKGLAEHIAESPWLPRPMVERLLADVEQVALPIVSFSSLLGDRDLLVQIERGGNFQEAVAGRRAVSAPVAEKLVEKGTEKAVGILIRNPGAEVSERVLDRAVDRFQDSTDVMGAVASRPGLPLEVAERLVSLTVTEQCVKSVADLMMQTLIRRHDLPAVLAEDLVVHGRERSIVQLARGADNWQAVEDLAKRMHAAGRLSTSLMLRVLASGDHQFFIAGMAQLTRWPRDKVEAAVDAAGVDSFRRLFEQSGLEPLLFHAFRVARDEMRAARGRQSPAADEDFIERVVGRIAEEYRNINPAGLEQVLSRLRAKANRDRKPA; from the coding sequence ATGAGCGAAATGATCTCGGAAGGCGACGTCCAGGCGCTGGTCGGCGCGCTGTCGGAGGACCAGAAGGGCGCCGTCTCGGCCCAGCTCGGACGTTTCATGCAGCGCTCGGGCCTCGACAGGCGCGAACTCACGATCGCGCTGGAAATGATCGACCGCCTGATCGCGGACTCGGTGGAATCCGTGCGCAAGGGACTGGCCGAGCACATAGCCGAATCGCCCTGGCTGCCCCGGCCCATGGTCGAGCGGCTGCTGGCCGACGTCGAGCAGGTGGCGCTGCCCATCGTCAGTTTCTCCTCCCTGCTCGGCGACCGCGACCTTCTGGTTCAGATCGAGCGCGGCGGCAATTTCCAGGAAGCCGTCGCCGGACGTCGCGCCGTCAGCGCGCCGGTGGCCGAGAAGCTGGTCGAGAAGGGCACCGAAAAGGCGGTCGGAATCCTGATCCGCAACCCCGGCGCCGAGGTGAGCGAGCGCGTGCTGGACCGCGCGGTGGACCGCTTTCAGGACAGCACCGACGTCATGGGCGCAGTCGCCTCGCGGCCGGGCCTGCCGCTGGAAGTGGCCGAGCGCCTGGTTTCGCTCACCGTCACCGAACAGTGCGTGAAATCGGTCGCCGACCTGATGATGCAGACGCTGATCCGCCGCCACGACCTGCCCGCCGTTCTGGCCGAGGACCTCGTCGTCCATGGCCGGGAGCGTTCCATCGTGCAGCTCGCCAGGGGCGCCGACAACTGGCAGGCCGTCGAGGACCTGGCGAAACGCATGCACGCCGCCGGCCGGCTGTCGACCAGCCTGATGCTGCGCGTGCTGGCCAGCGGCGACCACCAGTTCTTCATCGCCGGCATGGCGCAACTCACCCGCTGGCCCCGCGACAAGGTCGAGGCGGCGGTGGACGCCGCCGGCGTCGATTCGTTCCGGCGGCTGTTCGAGCAGAGCGGGCTGGAGCCACTGTTGTTCCACGCCTTCCGCGTTGCCCGCGACGAGATGCGCGCCGCGCGCGGCCGACAGAGCCCGGCCGCCGACGAAGACTTCATCGAACGCGTGGTCGGCCGCATCGCCGAGGAATACCGCAACATCAATCCTGCCGGGCTGGAGCAAGTTCTCTCCCGCCTCCGCGCCAAGGCGAACCGGGACCGCAAGCCGGCCTGA
- a CDS encoding DUF3565 domain-containing protein yields MQRRITGFGLDDKGERFARLDCGHRQHVRHRPPFVERPWAESEAGRASMLGETLDCLRCDRLEMPDGVTPYRETPVFDQATVPAGLLKDHETKPGTWGRLEVLAGRMRCVFADPVGRAADLGAGENSPIPPEASHHVELHDGARFRVVFLRVAADGG; encoded by the coding sequence ATGCAACGACGCATCACCGGGTTCGGCCTGGACGACAAGGGCGAACGGTTCGCCCGGCTCGACTGCGGGCACCGCCAGCACGTCCGGCACCGCCCGCCCTTCGTCGAACGGCCCTGGGCCGAGAGCGAGGCCGGCCGCGCGTCGATGTTGGGCGAGACGCTCGACTGCCTGCGCTGCGACCGGCTGGAAATGCCCGATGGCGTCACCCCGTATCGGGAGACGCCGGTCTTCGACCAGGCGACGGTCCCGGCCGGATTGCTGAAGGATCATGAGACGAAGCCCGGAACCTGGGGCCGGCTGGAGGTGCTGGCGGGGCGGATGCGGTGCGTCTTCGCCGATCCGGTCGGCCGCGCCGCCGACCTGGGGGCGGGCGAGAACTCGCCGATCCCGCCGGAAGCGTCCCACCATGTGGAACTGCACGACGGCGCTCGCTTCCGCGTGGTGTTCCTGCGCGTGGCCGCGGACGGCGGATAG
- the clpB gene encoding ATP-dependent chaperone ClpB, which translates to MDFETYTERARGFLQSAQGLAIREGHQKFTPDHILKVLLDDEQGMAARLIEASGGSAKQALQQTEMALGKLPKVEGAGAGQLYLDQQTAKVFEQAEQAAKKAGDKFVTAEMLLVALAVSGETLKKAGVSPQGLNQAINDMRKGRTADTASAEEGYDALKRYARDLTEAAREGKLDPVIGRDDEIRRAIQVLSRRTKNNPVLIGDPGVGKTAIAEGLARRIVDGDVPESLKNKRLMVLDLGAMIAGAKYRGEFEERMKAVLQEVQSAAGEIVLFIDELHTLVGAGKADGAMDASNLLKPALARGELHCLGATTLDEYRKYIEKDAALARRFQPVFISEPTVEDTISILRGLKEKYEVHHGVRISDSALVAAAMLSNRYITDRFLPDKAIDLVDEASSRVRMEVDSKPEALELLDRRVIQLKIEREALKKETDQASKDRLEKLEDELFDLEEQSRAETEAWEAAKAKLGEAQHVKEELEQARNEVEDAKRRGDLARAGELTYGRIPDLERRLQEAEGRCAPASVRESVTEEDVATVVSRWTGVPVEKMLAGEREKLLEMEKRIGARVIGQEEAIKAVSHAVRRSRAGLQDPNRPMGSFLFLGPTGVGKTELTKALAEFLFDDDQAMVRIDMSEYMEKHAVARLIGAPPGYVGYDEGGALTEAVRRRPYQVVLFDEVEKAHPDVFNVLLQVLDDGRLTDGQGRTIDFKNTIIIMTSNLGSEFLAGQKEGEDVDLVEGQVMNVVRGHFRPEFLNRLDEIILFHRLSRAHMSGIVEIQLRHLEKLLADRKIGLELDEAARAWLADAGYDPVYGARPLKRVIQRRLQNPLAEAILSGEIADGETVRVSAGENGLTINEKLVEAA; encoded by the coding sequence ATGGATTTCGAGACCTACACCGAGCGGGCGCGCGGTTTCCTGCAGAGCGCCCAGGGCCTGGCGATCCGCGAGGGCCATCAGAAGTTCACCCCCGACCATATCCTCAAGGTGCTGCTCGACGACGAGCAGGGCATGGCCGCGCGCCTGATCGAGGCATCCGGGGGCAGCGCGAAACAGGCCCTGCAGCAGACCGAGATGGCGCTGGGCAAGCTGCCGAAGGTGGAAGGCGCCGGCGCGGGCCAGCTCTATCTGGACCAGCAGACGGCCAAGGTCTTCGAACAGGCGGAGCAGGCCGCGAAGAAGGCGGGCGACAAGTTCGTCACCGCCGAGATGCTGCTGGTGGCGCTCGCCGTATCCGGCGAGACGCTGAAGAAGGCCGGCGTCAGCCCCCAGGGCCTCAACCAGGCGATCAACGACATGCGCAAGGGCCGCACCGCCGACACCGCCTCGGCCGAGGAGGGCTATGACGCGCTGAAGCGCTATGCCCGCGACCTGACCGAGGCCGCGCGCGAGGGCAAGCTGGACCCGGTGATCGGCCGCGATGACGAGATCCGCCGCGCCATCCAGGTTCTGTCCCGCCGCACCAAGAACAACCCCGTGCTGATCGGCGATCCCGGCGTCGGCAAGACCGCCATCGCCGAGGGCCTGGCGCGCCGCATCGTCGACGGCGACGTCCCCGAGAGCCTGAAGAACAAGCGCCTTATGGTACTCGACCTGGGCGCCATGATCGCCGGCGCGAAGTACCGCGGCGAGTTCGAGGAGCGCATGAAGGCCGTGCTGCAGGAAGTGCAGTCGGCGGCCGGCGAGATCGTGCTGTTCATCGACGAACTGCACACGCTGGTCGGCGCGGGCAAGGCGGACGGCGCCATGGACGCGTCGAACCTGCTGAAGCCGGCGCTGGCGCGCGGCGAACTGCATTGCCTCGGCGCCACCACGCTGGACGAATACCGAAAGTACATCGAGAAGGACGCTGCCCTGGCGCGGCGCTTCCAGCCCGTCTTCATCTCCGAGCCGACGGTGGAGGACACCATCTCCATCCTGCGCGGTCTGAAGGAGAAGTACGAGGTCCATCACGGCGTCCGCATCTCGGATTCCGCCCTCGTGGCGGCGGCGATGCTGTCGAACCGCTACATCACCGACCGCTTCCTGCCCGACAAGGCGATCGACCTGGTCGACGAGGCCTCCAGCCGCGTGCGCATGGAGGTCGACAGCAAGCCCGAGGCGCTGGAACTGCTCGACCGCCGGGTGATCCAGCTCAAGATCGAGCGCGAGGCGCTGAAAAAGGAAACCGACCAGGCGTCGAAGGACCGCCTCGAGAAGCTCGAGGACGAATTGTTCGACCTGGAGGAGCAGTCCCGCGCCGAGACCGAGGCCTGGGAGGCCGCCAAGGCCAAGCTGGGCGAGGCGCAGCATGTCAAGGAAGAGCTCGAGCAGGCCCGAAACGAGGTCGAGGACGCCAAGCGCCGCGGCGACCTGGCCCGCGCCGGCGAGCTGACCTACGGGCGGATTCCGGACCTGGAACGCCGGCTGCAGGAGGCCGAGGGCCGCTGCGCGCCGGCTTCGGTCCGCGAAAGCGTGACCGAGGAGGACGTCGCCACCGTCGTCAGCCGCTGGACCGGCGTGCCGGTCGAGAAGATGCTGGCCGGGGAGCGCGAGAAGCTGCTGGAGATGGAGAAGCGCATCGGCGCCCGCGTCATCGGCCAGGAGGAGGCGATCAAGGCGGTCAGCCACGCCGTCCGCCGTTCCCGCGCCGGGCTGCAGGATCCGAACCGGCCCATGGGCTCGTTCCTGTTCCTGGGCCCGACCGGCGTCGGCAAGACCGAGTTGACCAAGGCGCTGGCCGAGTTCCTGTTCGACGACGACCAGGCGATGGTCCGCATCGACATGTCGGAGTACATGGAAAAGCATGCCGTCGCGCGGCTGATCGGCGCGCCTCCGGGCTATGTCGGCTATGACGAGGGCGGCGCGCTGACCGAGGCGGTTCGCCGCCGGCCCTATCAGGTCGTGCTGTTCGACGAGGTCGAGAAGGCCCATCCTGACGTCTTCAACGTGTTGCTGCAGGTGCTGGACGACGGCCGGCTGACCGACGGCCAGGGCCGGACCATCGACTTCAAGAACACCATCATCATCATGACCTCCAACCTGGGCAGCGAGTTCCTCGCCGGTCAGAAGGAGGGCGAGGATGTCGATCTGGTCGAGGGTCAGGTCATGAACGTGGTCCGCGGCCATTTCCGGCCGGAGTTCCTCAACCGCCTGGACGAGATCATCCTGTTCCACAGGCTCTCGCGGGCGCACATGAGCGGGATCGTGGAGATCCAGCTCCGGCACCTGGAGAAGCTGCTGGCCGACCGGAAGATCGGTCTCGAGCTGGACGAGGCGGCCAGGGCATGGCTGGCCGACGCCGGCTACGATCCGGTCTACGGCGCCAGGCCGCTCAAGCGGGTGATCCAGCGCCGGCTGCAGAATCCGCTGGCGGAGGCCATCCTGTCAGGCGAGATCGCCGACGGCGAGACCGTCCGCGTCTCGGCGGGCGAGAACGGCCTGACCATCAACGAGAAGCTGGTCGAGGCGGCCTAA
- a CDS encoding MOSC domain-containing protein: protein MAEIVQILRFPVKGLSGQELDSVDVSPAGGVPLDRMFAIARGSAMAGGKAVADLGWKDCLQLKNCPKLASLAAEFDAEEMVLTLKRQGRQVARGNLSQPVGRQLIEQFLSAFLADEINAPPKIVSEEGQIFSDARAPELSIINLETLRDIERVLRRPLDPRRFRGNLYVDGLPAWAEFDWVGSELDAGGARLRITQRIDRCAATNVDPATGESDMQIPKVLQSGFGHMDCGVFAEVLSAGSIRRGDAIG from the coding sequence ATGGCCGAGATCGTGCAAATCCTGCGTTTTCCCGTAAAGGGCCTGTCGGGCCAGGAGCTCGACTCCGTCGACGTGTCGCCCGCCGGGGGCGTGCCGCTCGACCGCATGTTCGCGATTGCCCGGGGTTCCGCCATGGCGGGCGGCAAGGCGGTCGCCGATCTGGGCTGGAAGGACTGCCTGCAACTCAAGAACTGCCCGAAGCTTGCCTCTCTCGCCGCGGAATTCGACGCGGAGGAAATGGTGCTCACACTGAAGCGCCAAGGCCGCCAGGTGGCGCGCGGGAACCTCTCGCAGCCGGTCGGGCGGCAGCTCATCGAACAGTTCCTTTCCGCCTTTCTGGCCGACGAAATCAATGCGCCGCCGAAGATCGTCAGCGAGGAGGGCCAGATCTTCTCCGATGCCCGCGCGCCGGAGCTTTCGATCATCAACCTGGAGACGCTGCGCGACATCGAGCGGGTTCTGCGCCGGCCGCTCGACCCCCGGCGCTTCCGCGGCAATCTCTATGTCGACGGACTGCCCGCCTGGGCAGAGTTCGACTGGGTCGGCAGCGAACTCGACGCCGGCGGCGCGCGGTTGCGCATCACCCAGCGGATCGACCGCTGCGCGGCGACCAATGTCGACCCGGCGACGGGCGAAAGCGACATGCAGATTCCGAAAGTGCTGCAGTCCGGTTTCGGTCACATGGACTGCGGCGTGTTCGCCGAGGTGCTTTCGGCAGGCAGCATCCGGCGCGGCGACGCCATCGGCTGA